The sequence GTGCTGACCGGTGACGACACACCGCACTTCGAGGACGGGGCGGCGCGGATGACCCTGGGCACCGTCGAACTCGCGCACTCCGTGAAGGCGCTGCGGTGCAACGTCACGCTCGTCGACCAGCTGACCGGCCGCGGCGCGGGGCCCGAGCCGCTGCGCACCCTGGCCACGTACCGGCGGGAGCCGGAGTACGGCAACAAGGTCAGCTTCGGCGCGAAGAACGCGGTGGTCCGCGAGGGCGTGGTGCGGGTCGGTGACCGGGTCTCGATCGGCAGCCCGGTCGGCGGCTGAGCACCCGTAAAACCACCTGCCCCGGGGCGGGCGCGTCGCCTAGGGTCGGCCCGGTGTGCGCCCTGGAGGCGACGGGCACCGGGCGGAGCCGGACGACGAGGTGGAGGATGACTGTGCGCTACCGCGAGCTGGGACGCAGCGGACTTTCGGTGTCGGAGATCGGCTACGGGGCCTGGGGCATCGGTGAGTCGAGCTGGGTGGGGGCGACGCGGGACGAGTCCGTACGCGCCCTCAACCGGGCGATCGACCTCGGCGTGAACTTCATCGACACGGCGCGCGGCTACGGCGAGAGCGAGCGCATCGTCGGGCAGGTCGTGCGTGAACGGTCCGGTGACGAGGTGCTGGTGGCCACCAAGGTGCCGCCGGGGAACGGGGTGTGGCCGGCGAAGGACGGCATCGACCCGGCCGACGCGTTCCCGGGCGAGCACATCCGTACCAGCCTGGAGACGAGCCTGCGCGCGTCCGGCCTGGACCACTTCGACGTGTTCCAGTTCCATGTCTGGAACGACGAGTGGGTGGGGCGCGGGGACTGGCTGGAGACGGTCGCCGCGCTGAAGCAGGAGGGGAAGATCCGCCTGTTCGGTGTCTCCGTCAACGACCATCTGCCCGACAGCGCCCTCGCGCTCGTCCGCAGCGGCGTGGTGGACAGCGTGCAGGTCATCTACAACGTGTTCGACCAGGCCCCGGCCGAGGCGCTGCTGCCGGCCTGCCAGGAGCACGGGGTCGGGGTGATCGTGCGGGTCGCGCTGGACGAGGGCGGGCTGACCGGCCGGATCACCGCCGGCACGACGTTCCCCGAGGGCGACTGGCGCAACCGGTACTTCCGCGACGACCGCCCGGCCGAGGTCGAGCGGCGCGTCGCGGCGATCGTCGCCGACCTGGGCATCGAGCAGGACGCGATCGCGGAGCACGCGCTGCGGTTCGTCCTGAGCCACCCGGCGGTCTCCACGGTCATCCCGGGCATGCGCAGTGTGCGCAACGTGGAGCGCAACACCGCGCTGAGCGACGGGAATCCGCTCACCGCCGGCCAGCTGGCCGTGCTGGCCGGCCACCGGTGGCAGCGGGACTTCTACGCCTGACCGTCACGTCAGCGGGGTCTTCGTCCACGGGCCGACGCCGAGTCGGCCCGTCGTCCCGAGGTCGAGTTCCGGGGTCACCGTCACGGGCGTGGCCCCGGGCTTCGCGGTGACCCGGACGTAGGGGGCGTTCACCGGGTCGCCCTCGGTGGTGGTGTTGCGCCAGGCGAGGGTCGCGCGGGCGGACTCCCCCGGGCGCAGGCTGACGGGCTGGGGCGCGTCGCTTCCGCCGATGCCGGTGGAGATCTTGTCGGTGCCGTGCAGGATGTCCACCCCGGTGACCGGTTCGCGGTCCTCGCCGAGCAGCTGGAGTGCGGGGTAGCCGTCGAGGCGGTAGTCAGTGGTGCCGCAGTTCTCCAGGACGATGCCCACGACGCGCAGCCCCATCGCGGCGTCGCCCCGGTCGTTCGTGATGCGGACCCCGGAGACCGGGCATGCCCCGGCGTCGGACGCCTCCTTGGCGGGGACGGCGCGCACCTTGATGATCCGGGCCTGCCGCGTCCGGGCGGAGCCGGGGCCGTCCCCCGCGTCGAGGGGGCGGCGCACGGTCTGCCCCGGCGGGACGGCCTCGACCGTGCGCGTGGTGTTGTCCATGGCCTCGCCGAAGCCGTTCAGCAGGGTGAAGGTGATGGTGAAGGTGAGCGGTTCCTTCTCCGTGTTGGTGACCTCGAACCCGGTGGACGGGGCGCCGGAGGGACCGCAGTCGCTGCTGATGACGCGCGCGTTGTCCCACCTGCGCCCGGAGGGGTCGTCGACCGGTGTGGGCGACGCGCAGGTGGCGCCGGGCGACGCGGCCCGTGACCCGGCCGTTTCCTTCCCGCATCCGGTGAGCAGCGCGGTGCTCGCGAGGGCGGCACACAGGGCGAGGGCGGTGGCGGGGCGCATCCGCCCAGAAGATCAAAGAGTGCCGCGCCGGGCTGTGCTCCAGGTCACATTCACCGTCACAGCAGCGTCACAGCGTCACAGCGGCGCCGCGGGGCCCGGCCGTCCGGCCGGGCCCCGCGTCTGCCGGGTGTCCGCCGTGCCGGCTCAGTCGAAGATCGGCCCCTGGGTCCGGGTGCGCTTGATCTCGTAGAAGCCGGGGATCGAGGCGACCAGCAGGGTGCCGTCCCAGAGCTTCGCCGCCTCCTCGCCCTTGGGGGCGGGGGTGACGACCGGGCCGAAGAAGGCGATCTGCTCGCCGTCCGCGCCGGGCACGGCGATGACCGGGGTGCCGACGTCCTGGCCCACCTTCTCGATGCCCTCCCGGTGGGAGGCGCGCAGCTCGGTGTCGTAGGCGTCGGAGTCCGCGTAGTCGGCGAGTTCGGCGGGCAGGCCGACGTCCTTCAGGGCGGCCGCGATCGCTTCCCGGGTGGGGCCTTCGCCCTTGTTGTGGAAGCGGGTGCCGAGGGCCGTGTAGAGCGGGCCGACGACGGCGTCGCCGTGCTTCTGCTGGGCGGCGATCACCACGCGGACCGGGCCCCAGGCCTTGTTCTCCAGCATGTCGCGGTACTCGTCGGGCAGCTCGTCCAGCCGGTTCTCGTTGAGTACGGCCAGGCTCATCACGTGCCAGCGGACCTCGACGTCGCGGACCTTCTCCACCTCCAGCATCCAGCGGGAGGTCATCCAGGCCCACGGGCAGAGCGGGTCGAACCAGAAATCGGCGGGGGTCTTGCCGGTTGCCGTGCTGTTGTCAGACATGTCTCTCCTCATGCGGACCGATCTCACTCTGTGCGCGAGAACACCGCGGGGCGCTCCGGCCATTCCCGAGTGCCCGGCCGGAAGGCGGCATGGGAGGATCAAACTATTCGAACGTGACACAAAGGAGTGTGCTCGTGCCCGGTGAGAACCTGTCCCGAGACGAGGCCCGCGAGCGGGCCGAGCTGCTGACCGTCGACGGTTACGACGTCGAACTCGACGTGCGTTCCGCGGTAGGTGAGCCCGGCCGGGACGACCGGACCGCCGGTCCGCCGACGTTCCGCTCGGTGACGACGATCCGGTTCCGCGCGGCGCGCGGCGGCGCGTCGACCTTCGCGGACCTGATCGCGCCCGCCGTGAACGCGGTGACCCTGGACGGGGTGGCGCTGGACCCGGCGGCCGTCTTCGACGGGGTACGGGTGGCGCTGGCGGACCTGACGGAGGGCGAGCACGTCCTGGTGGTCGACGCGCAGTGCGCGTACAGCCGTACCGGCGAGGGCATGCACCGGTTCGTCGACCCGGAGGACGGCGAGGTCTACCTCTACACCCAGTACGAGCCGGCGGACGCGCGCCGTGTCTTCGCCAACTTCGAGCAGCCCGACCTCAAGGCCCCCTACCGCTTCCGGGTGACGGCGCCCGAGGAGTGGACGGTCTGGAGCAACGGAGCGGAGGAGTCCCGCGAGGGCGGGGTGTGGCGGTTCGCCGAGACGGAGCCGATCTCGACGTACATCACTGCGGTCGTCGCCGGTCCGTACCACTACGTCACGGACTCCTACAGCCGCACCTTCGAGGACGGCACGACGCTGGAGATCCCGCTCGGCGCGCTGTGCCGCAAGGGGCTCGCCAAGCACTTCGACGCCGACGACATCTTCCTGATCACCAAGCAGGGCCTGGACTTCTTCCACGACAACTTCGACTACCCGTACCCGTTCGGGAAGTACGACCAGGCGTTCGTGCCGGAGTACAACCTCGGCGCGATGGAGAACCCGGGCTGTGTCACGTTCCGCGAGGAGTACATCTTCCGCGGCAAGGTGACGCAGGCGTCGTACGAGAGCCGGGCCAACGTCATCCTGCACGAGATGGCGCACATGTGGTTCGGCGACCTCGTCACCATGCGGTGGTGGGACGACCTGTGGCTGAAGGAGTCCTTCGCCGACTTCATGGGCGTCTTCGCGATGGTCGGGGCGACCCGCTTCCAGGACGGCTGGATCACCTTCGCCAACAACCGCAAGTCGTGGGCGTACCGCGCCGACCAGCTGCCCTCCACGCACCCGGTCACGGCCGACATCCGTGACCTGGAGGACGCCAAGCTGAACTTCGACGGCATCACGTACGCCAAGGGCGCCTCCGTGCTCAAGCAGCTGGTGGCGTACGTGGGGCGGGACGCGTTCCTGGAGGGTGCCCGGCGCTACTTCAAGAAGCACGCGTACGGCAACACCCGGCTCGGGGACCTGCTGTCGGTGCTGTCCGACACCTCCGGGCGGGACATGACCGCCTGGTCGCGCTCCTGGCTCCAGACGGCGGGCGTCAACTCGCTGACCCCGGTGGCGACCTACGACGCGGCGGGCCGGATCACCGAGCTGGCGGTCCTCCAGGAGGCCGCCGAGTCCCACCCGGAGCTGCGGCCGCACCGGGTCGCGGTGGGCCTGTACCGGCGCGACCCGGACGGCGACCTGGTGCGTTACGCGCGTGCCGAGGCGGACGTGTCGGGGCCGCGCACGGTGATCGGGGAGCTGGCCGGGGCCGAGCGGCCCGAGCTGATCCTCGTCAACGACGACGACCTGACGTACTGCAAGGTCCGCTTCGACGAGGTGTCGCTCGCCACGCTGCGGGCGCACCTGGGCGACATCACGGACCCGCTGGCGCGCGCCCTGTGCTGGTCGGCGCTGTGGAACCTCACCCGGGACGGGCTGATGCCGGCCCGTGACTTCGTCTCGCTGGTCCTGGCCTTCGCCGGGCGCGAGACGGACATCGGGGTGCTCCAGATGCTGCACGCCTGGACCCGCACCGCGCTGGCGCACTACGCGGTTCCCGAGTGGCGCGAGGAGGGCGGCCGGGCGCTGGCCGAGGGCGCGCTCGGCGAGCTGCGGCTCGCGGAGCCCGGCAGTGAGCACCAGCTCGCCTGGGCCCGGTTCTTCGCTTCGGTCGCCGCGTCGGCCACGGACTTCCAGCTGTTGTCCGGGCTGCTCGACGGCACGGCCAGGATCGACGGGCTCGATGTCGACCAGGAGCTGCGCTGGGCGTTCCTCACCCCGCTGGTCGCCCATGTGGTGGCGGACGAGTCGGCGGTCGCCGCCGAACTGGCCCGGGACGACACGGCGTCCGGCGAGCGGCACCAGGTGCGGTGCCTGGCCTCCCGGCCGTCCGCCGAGGTCAAGGCGCGGGCGTGGGCGGATGTCGTGGAGTCGGACGCGCTGTCCAACGCGCTGGTGGAGGCGACGATCGCGGGCTTCGCGCAGCCCTCGCAGCGGGAGCTGCTGGCGCCGTACGCCGAGCGGTACTTCGAGGCGATCGAGCGGGTGTGGGCCGAGCGGTCCATCCAGATCGGGATGGCCGTGGTCAGGGGCCTGTTCCCGTCCCTCCAGGACAGCCCCGGCACGCTGGCGGCGGCCGACGCGTGGCTGGAGTCGCACGCGGACGCGGCGCCGGCCCTGCGCAGGCTGGTGCTGGAGGCGCGCGACGACCTCGCCCGGGGGCTGCGGGCGCAGGCGGTCGACGCGGTGGCCTGATCCGGTGACGGCCCGTCCGGCGTGAGACCGAAGCCCTTGCCCGCTCGCGGGCAAGGGCTTCGCCGATTGGTACGTATCGCCCCGTTCGCCCCCGCTGACGCTTCCGTCACAGTGGCGGGATTCCGCCATGTCCGCAACAAGCCTCCTGCAACTCTCCACAAACCCCTGTCATTTACGAAAGGGTGAGCGGTCATCCGGTACCGATTTCCGGACTCTCTCTTTCACATACAGGGATGCTGATGACCTCCGAATCCCCCGGTTACATATCCGGCGCGAGACGTGCGGCCCGTGTGGCGGCCGCCGCCAGTCTGGTGGCCGCGCTGGCCGCCACCGGTGTCACCCCCGTCTTCGCCGCCGACGACCCGGCCGGCGCACCCGTGAAGGCCGCCGGCACCGCCCCGGCGGACAAGCTGGGCACGGCCGACGCCGAAGTCCTGACCAAGGCCAAGGCCAAGGGCGAGAAGAACATCACCATGATGGTCGCCACCACCCCCGGTGCGACCGAGCAGGTCACCAAGCAGCTGGACGCCGTCAAGGGGTCCGTGCTGGGGCGTGCGTACGACAAGCTCGGGTACGTACGGGCGACCGTGCCGACCTCCGCCGCCGAGGCCACCATCAAGGCGGCGTCGAAGCTCAGCTCCGTCCACGGCATCGATCTCAAGCAGGAGATCATGCTGGACGACCCGACCCCCGCGGCCGACCGGGCGACCGGCAGCAAGGCCAAGGTGAAGTCGACCGGGACCTACGCGGCGCCCGGGAAGAAGACCCCCGCGAAGAACCCGTACAACCCGTCCTTCGAGACCGGTGCGGTCGACTTCGTCAAGAAGAACCCGAAGGCCGACGGCCGCGGCATCACCATCGGTGTCCTGGACGCGGGCGTCGACCTCGGTCACCCCGCGCTCCAGAAGACGACGACCGGTGAGCGCAAGATCGTCGACTGGGTGACCGCGACCGACCCGGTCAGCGACGGCGACGGCACCTGGCTGCGGATGACGGACGCCGTCTCCGGTCCGGTGTTCACCTACAAGGGGCGTACGTACAAGGCCCCCAAGGGCTCGTACCGGATCAGCGTGTTCGCCGAAGCCGCCACCAAGGGCGGCGACATGGCGGGCGACCTCAACCGCGACGGCGACACCACCGACACCTGGGCCGTGCTCTACGACCCGGTCACCGGCACCACCCGGGTCGACCTGAACGACAACGCGGACTTCACCGACGACACCGCGCTCAAGCCGTACAAGGAGAAGCACCAGGTCTCCTACTTCGGCAAGGACGACCCGCGCACCGACGTCGTCGAGCGCATCCCGTTCGTCGTGGAGAACCGCGAGAACGTCGTCTACAACGCGGCGGGCGACACCTCCGACTACGTCAACATCGGGGTCATCGAGTCCGAGCACGGGACGCACGTCGCGGGCATCACCGCCGCCAACGGCCTGTTCGGCGGCAAGATGAACGGTGCCGCGCCCGGCGCGAAGATCGTCTCATCGCGCGCCTGCACCTGGTCCGGCGGCTGCACCAACATCGCGCTCACCGAGGGCATGATCGACCTCGTCGTGAACCGCGGCGTCGACGTCGTCAACATGTCGATCGGCGGTCTGCCGGCGCTCAACGACGGCAACAACGCCCGCGCCGAGCTGTACAAGCGCCTGGTCGACATCTACGGCGTCCAGCTCGTCATCTCGGCCGGCAACGACGGCCCCGGCGTCAACACCATCGGTGACCCCGGCCTCGCCGACCACGTCATCTCGGTCGGCGCGTCCATCTCCAAGGAGACCTGGGCCGCCAACTACGGCTCGGCCGTCACCAAGAAGTACGACATGCTGCCCTTCTCCTCGCGCGGCCCGCGTGAGGACGGCGGCTTCACGCCGACCCTGACGGCGCCCGGCGCCTCGATCAACTCGACGCAGACCTGGCTGCCCGGTTCGCCGGTCGCCGAGGCGGGCTACTCCCTGCCGGCCGGCTACTCCATGCTCCAGGGCACCTCGATGGCGTCCCCGCAGGCCGCGGGCGCCACCGCGCTGCTGCTGTCCGCCGCGAAGCAGAAGCACATCGAGCTGCCCCCGGCCGACCTGCGCACCGCGCTGACCAGCACCGCCACCCGGATCAAGGACGTGCCCGCGCACGCCCAGGGCGCCGGTCTGATCAACATCGTGGACGCCTGGAAGCTGATCAAGAAGCAGGGCTCCCCGGCCCACGAGTACACGGTCAAGGCCCCCGTCGACACCGCGATCGACTTCGCGCTGAAGACCCCGGGCTTCGGCACCGGCCTCTACGACCGCGAGGGCGGCCTCAAGGCCGGCCAGAAGAAGACCTACGACGTCACGGTCACCCGCACCACGGGCCCGGACAAGAAGGTCGAGCACAAGCTCTCCTGGAAGTACAACGACGGCACCTTCAAGCTGGTCGGCTCGAAGAAGGTCGCCCTGCCGCTCGGCAAGCCGGTGACGGTCAAGGTCCAGGCGAAGCCGGGCAGCGCGGGCGTGCACAGCGCGATCCTGGAGCTGGACGACAAGAAGACCGCCGGAACGGATCAGCAGATCCTCGCCACGGTCGTCGTCTCCAAGGAGCTGGCGAAGCCGTCGTACGCGTTCAAGGCGTCCGGCTCGGTGCAGCGCAACGGCACCACGTCGTACTTCGTGACCGTGCCGGAGGGCGCCAAGACCCTTGAGGTCTCGATGAGCGCGCTGCGCTCGGGCAGCCAGACCCGCTTCATCTCGATCCACCCGTACGGAGTCGCGGTCGACGACAGCGGGACGCCGTACTGCTACCCGAACTACGAGAACCCGTCCAACACCTGCCGCCCCGACGTGCGTTCGTACCCCGACCCGCAGGCCGGCGTCTGGGAGATCGAGGTCGAGGCCCGGCGCACGTCGCCGCTGCTGGACAACCCGTACAAGCTGGATGTCGCGCTGCTCGGCGCGACCTTCGACCCGGCGGTGCAGACCATCGCCGAGGCGAAGATCGGCACCCCGGCGACGGTGGACTGGACGGTCACCAACAACGCGGGCGCGCTGGAGGGCAGGCTCGCGGGCGGCTCGCTGGGTTCGGCCGCCGTCGAGCGTCCCTCGATCTCCACGGGCGGCGAGTACGTCAAGGAGGTCACCATCGGTGAGGGCGTGGAGAAGCTGGACTTCGCCATCGGCGGCACCTCGGACGCCAACGCCGACCTCGACCTGTACATCTTCAAGGGTTCCGCCCAGGTGGGCGCCTCCACCACGGCGGGCTCCGAGGAGTCCGTCAGCCTGGTGAAGCCGGCCGCCGGCACGTACACGGTCGTCGTCGACGGCTACGACGTCCCGGCCGGGACCACCGAGTACGACTACCGCGACGTGTACTACTCCGCGTCGCTCGGCACGATCTCCGTCGACGAGTCGAGGGCCGTGAACCTGGCCTCCGGCGCCTCGGCCGAGGTCGGTGCCGAGGTCGAGGTCGCGGGCGCCGCGCCCGAGGGCCGGCAGTTCTTCGGCGAGATCAGCCTGGTGAACGCCCGGGGCACCTCCGCGGGCACCGGCAGCGTCGTGATCGA comes from Streptomyces sp. Mut1 and encodes:
- a CDS encoding aldo/keto reductase gives rise to the protein MRYRELGRSGLSVSEIGYGAWGIGESSWVGATRDESVRALNRAIDLGVNFIDTARGYGESERIVGQVVRERSGDEVLVATKVPPGNGVWPAKDGIDPADAFPGEHIRTSLETSLRASGLDHFDVFQFHVWNDEWVGRGDWLETVAALKQEGKIRLFGVSVNDHLPDSALALVRSGVVDSVQVIYNVFDQAPAEALLPACQEHGVGVIVRVALDEGGLTGRITAGTTFPEGDWRNRYFRDDRPAEVERRVAAIVADLGIEQDAIAEHALRFVLSHPAVSTVIPGMRSVRNVERNTALSDGNPLTAGQLAVLAGHRWQRDFYA
- a CDS encoding DUF4232 domain-containing protein; translation: MRPATALALCAALASTALLTGCGKETAGSRAASPGATCASPTPVDDPSGRRWDNARVISSDCGPSGAPSTGFEVTNTEKEPLTFTITFTLLNGFGEAMDNTTRTVEAVPPGQTVRRPLDAGDGPGSARTRQARIIKVRAVPAKEASDAGACPVSGVRITNDRGDAAMGLRVVGIVLENCGTTDYRLDGYPALQLLGEDREPVTGVDILHGTDKISTGIGGSDAPQPVSLRPGESARATLAWRNTTTEGDPVNAPYVRVTAKPGATPVTVTPELDLGTTGRLGVGPWTKTPLT
- a CDS encoding mycothiol-dependent nitroreductase Rv2466c family protein; translated protein: MSDNSTATGKTPADFWFDPLCPWAWMTSRWMLEVEKVRDVEVRWHVMSLAVLNENRLDELPDEYRDMLENKAWGPVRVVIAAQQKHGDAVVGPLYTALGTRFHNKGEGPTREAIAAALKDVGLPAELADYADSDAYDTELRASHREGIEKVGQDVGTPVIAVPGADGEQIAFFGPVVTPAPKGEEAAKLWDGTLLVASIPGFYEIKRTRTQGPIFD
- the pepN gene encoding aminopeptidase N, yielding MPGENLSRDEARERAELLTVDGYDVELDVRSAVGEPGRDDRTAGPPTFRSVTTIRFRAARGGASTFADLIAPAVNAVTLDGVALDPAAVFDGVRVALADLTEGEHVLVVDAQCAYSRTGEGMHRFVDPEDGEVYLYTQYEPADARRVFANFEQPDLKAPYRFRVTAPEEWTVWSNGAEESREGGVWRFAETEPISTYITAVVAGPYHYVTDSYSRTFEDGTTLEIPLGALCRKGLAKHFDADDIFLITKQGLDFFHDNFDYPYPFGKYDQAFVPEYNLGAMENPGCVTFREEYIFRGKVTQASYESRANVILHEMAHMWFGDLVTMRWWDDLWLKESFADFMGVFAMVGATRFQDGWITFANNRKSWAYRADQLPSTHPVTADIRDLEDAKLNFDGITYAKGASVLKQLVAYVGRDAFLEGARRYFKKHAYGNTRLGDLLSVLSDTSGRDMTAWSRSWLQTAGVNSLTPVATYDAAGRITELAVLQEAAESHPELRPHRVAVGLYRRDPDGDLVRYARAEADVSGPRTVIGELAGAERPELILVNDDDLTYCKVRFDEVSLATLRAHLGDITDPLARALCWSALWNLTRDGLMPARDFVSLVLAFAGRETDIGVLQMLHAWTRTALAHYAVPEWREEGGRALAEGALGELRLAEPGSEHQLAWARFFASVAASATDFQLLSGLLDGTARIDGLDVDQELRWAFLTPLVAHVVADESAVAAELARDDTASGERHQVRCLASRPSAEVKARAWADVVESDALSNALVEATIAGFAQPSQRELLAPYAERYFEAIERVWAERSIQIGMAVVRGLFPSLQDSPGTLAAADAWLESHADAAPALRRLVLEARDDLARGLRAQAVDAVA
- a CDS encoding S8 family serine peptidase, which translates into the protein MLMTSESPGYISGARRAARVAAAASLVAALAATGVTPVFAADDPAGAPVKAAGTAPADKLGTADAEVLTKAKAKGEKNITMMVATTPGATEQVTKQLDAVKGSVLGRAYDKLGYVRATVPTSAAEATIKAASKLSSVHGIDLKQEIMLDDPTPAADRATGSKAKVKSTGTYAAPGKKTPAKNPYNPSFETGAVDFVKKNPKADGRGITIGVLDAGVDLGHPALQKTTTGERKIVDWVTATDPVSDGDGTWLRMTDAVSGPVFTYKGRTYKAPKGSYRISVFAEAATKGGDMAGDLNRDGDTTDTWAVLYDPVTGTTRVDLNDNADFTDDTALKPYKEKHQVSYFGKDDPRTDVVERIPFVVENRENVVYNAAGDTSDYVNIGVIESEHGTHVAGITAANGLFGGKMNGAAPGAKIVSSRACTWSGGCTNIALTEGMIDLVVNRGVDVVNMSIGGLPALNDGNNARAELYKRLVDIYGVQLVISAGNDGPGVNTIGDPGLADHVISVGASISKETWAANYGSAVTKKYDMLPFSSRGPREDGGFTPTLTAPGASINSTQTWLPGSPVAEAGYSLPAGYSMLQGTSMASPQAAGATALLLSAAKQKHIELPPADLRTALTSTATRIKDVPAHAQGAGLINIVDAWKLIKKQGSPAHEYTVKAPVDTAIDFALKTPGFGTGLYDREGGLKAGQKKTYDVTVTRTTGPDKKVEHKLSWKYNDGTFKLVGSKKVALPLGKPVTVKVQAKPGSAGVHSAILELDDKKTAGTDQQILATVVVSKELAKPSYAFKASGSVQRNGTTSYFVTVPEGAKTLEVSMSALRSGSQTRFISIHPYGVAVDDSGTPYCYPNYENPSNTCRPDVRSYPDPQAGVWEIEVEARRTSPLLDNPYKLDVALLGATFDPAVQTIAEAKIGTPATVDWTVTNNAGALEGRLAGGSLGSAAVERPSISTGGEYVKEVTIGEGVEKLDFAIGGTSDANADLDLYIFKGSAQVGASTTAGSEESVSLVKPAAGTYTVVVDGYDVPAGTTEYDYRDVYYSASLGTISVDESRAVNLASGASAEVGAEVEVAGAAPEGRQFFGEISLVNARGTSAGTGSVVIEKVTP